A genomic window from Chrysoperla carnea chromosome 3, inChrCarn1.1, whole genome shotgun sequence includes:
- the LOC123294917 gene encoding glutamate receptor ionotropic, kainate 2-like has translation MFININNFRLFVSLFLCVFFVILPELCLADRKQRIPIGAIFHEYNMEMEMVFRNKLNYINNLYEEPYLLIPNIQTVAKVDSFKAGKIACNITEDGIAAMFGPQNDECAGIVEAICYNLKIPNFQTHWQPKKSTYQDAAKMAIKLYPDAHVLSVAINDILKTMEWKSFTILYEDDDALLRLQEVFLDHKTFDNVITIRQLTGFDYRSLLKEVHESGERQIILDCNIDTTVEVFRQAAEVKMTGEYINYYILNLDTHTLRQELLQHALTNMTIISLIDPNFGEARKHIVDEWTMEMPSLTLTADTIPTELALMYDALDVFYQGLKMTDSLMSLKFEKVDCNPKSSINRYGIDTWTDGEQFYDVLKKVRSDGLSGPIQFDENGYRTDFTLQIMDISDDGFRQIGTWDPTNGVSRTISEEDSLAQYSAALRNKTFKVASRIGEPHLMWKNESAEGNERFEGYAMDLIHEISKIIGFKYEFYLTPDNKYGGLDKKTKKWNGLIKELLERKADLAICDLTITFDRRSAVDFTMPFMTLGISILFRKPVARPPQLFSFMAPLSVEVWLYMALAFLGVAFAVYIIARMCPKDWENPTPQDPNPTELENIWSLPNCIWLSLGTIMCLGCDLLPKGSSTRITVVLWGFFALIVIQSYIANLTAFLTMEKMGDSIKNAEDLAKQTTIKYGTVQGASTANFFRDSNFSVYQKMWSTMESTRPSVFVDGNAEGVKRVLRGQGTYAFLMESTSIEYVTARECELTQIGGKLDSKGYGIAMPVNSPYRTDISGAVLKLQESGKLSTLKTKWWKDMHGGRKCDEDPSSNAKEENANEMGIDNVAGIFIVLVAGTMFAIFILICEVLWNIRTIAVEHKITPTEALKSELRFAFQIFNKEKPAKPYTPSEASSDEDTRSVAASVFRSASSFLRLDNIIEKKDN, from the exons atgtttataaatattaacaattttcgaTTGTTTGTATCATTGTTCttatgtgtattttttgtgatattgCCTGAATTATGTCTTGCAGATAGAAAACAACGTATTCCAATAG gaGCCATTTTTCATGAATATAATATGGAGATGGAAATGGTATTTAGAAATAAACTTAACtacattaataatttgtatgaaGAACCATATTTACTAATACCAAACATTCAAACCGTCGCGAAAGTTGATAGCTTTAAGGCTGGAAAAATTG CATGTAATATCACTGAAGATGGTATAGCTGCCATGTTTGGTCCTCAGAATGATGAATGTGCGGGGATAGTCGAAGCAATTTGCTATAATTTGAAGATACCAAACTTTCAAACACATTGGCAACCTAAAAAATCAACATATCAAGATGCGGCAAAAATGGCGATAAAACTGTATCCAGATGCACATGTTTTGTCGGTGGCAatcaatgatattttaaaaacaatggaATGGAAAAGTTTTACCATTTTGTACGAGGATGATGATGCATTATTACGTTTGCAAGAAGTTTTCCTTGATCATAAAACATTTGATAATGTGATTACTATTCGCCAACTAACTGGTTTCGATTACAG gaGTTTATTGAAAGAAGTTCATGAAAGTGGTGAACGgcaaattattttagattgtAATATTGACACTACTGTTGAAGTATTCCGTCAAGCGGCAGAAGTTAAAATGACTGGGgagtatattaattattatatcctgAATTTAGACACGCATACATTAAGGCAAGAATTGTTACAACATGCCTTAACAAATATGACAATCATCAGTTTAATTGATCCAAATTTCGGTGAGGCTCGTAAGCATATTGTTGATGAGTGGACAATGGAAATGCCTTCTTTAACTCTTACAGCAGATACTATTCcg aCCGAATTGGCATTGATGTATGATGCACTGGATGTATTTTATCAAGGATTAAAAATGACTGATTCACTAATGTCGCTGAAGTTTGAAAAAGTAGATTGTAATCCGAAATCATCGATAAATCGATATGGTATTGACACTTGGACTGATGGTGAACAATTTTatgatgttttaaaaaag GTAAGATCAGATGGATTGTCTGGTCCAATACAATTTGATGAAAATGGTTATAGAACAGATTTCACCTTACAAATAATGGATATATCTGATGATGGATTTCGTCAAATTGGTACATGGGACCCAACTAATGGAGTTAGTCGTACTATTTCCGAAGAAGATAGTTTAGCACAATATTCAGCTGCATTACGCAATAAAACATTcaa agttgCGTCTCGTATTGGTGAACCTCATTTAATGTGGAAAAATGAAAGTGCTGAAGGAAACGAACGTTTTGAAGGATATGCAATGGACTTAATacatgaaatatcaaaaattatcggTTTTAAAtacgaattttatttaacgccagacaataaatatggtggtttggataaaaaaacaaaaaaatggaatGGTTTGATTAAAGAATTATTGGAACGT AAAGCAGACCTAGCTATTTGTGATTTAACTATTACATTTGATCGTCGATCAGCTGTAGATTTCACTATGCCATTTATGACACTGGGAATTAGTATTTTGTTCAGGAAGCCTGTAGCAAGACCACCACAATTATTCTCTTTCATGGCTCCATTATCAGTTGAAGTATGGCTTTATATGGCTCTTGCATTTTTAGGGGTTGCATTTGCAGTATATATTATAGCAAg aaTGTGTCCAAAAGATTGGGAGAATCCAACTCCTCAAGATCCAAATCCAACAGAATTAGAAAACATTTGGTCTCTTCCAAATTGTATTTGGTTGTCGTTGGGTACAATCATGTGTCTGGGTTGCGATTTATTACCAAA AGGATCTTCGACACGAATAACGGTGGTTTTATGGGGGTTCTTCGCGTTAATTGTAATTCAATCATACATTGCTAATTTAACTGCATTTTTAACAATGGAAAAAATGGGCGATTCTATAAAAAACGCAGAAGATTTAGCCAAACAAACAACAATCAAATATGGTACAGTTCAAGGGGCCTCTACTGCCAATTTCTTTCGT GattcaaatttttcggtttatcaaaaaatgtggtCAACTATGGAATCAACACGTCCATCTGTGTTCGTTGATGGTAATGCAGAAGGTGTAAAACGTGTATTGCGTGGCCAAGGAACATACGCATTTCTAATGGAATCTACTTCTATTGAGTATGTAACTGCTCGTGAATGTGAATTAACGCAAATTGGTGGAAAATTAGATTCAAAAGGTTATGGAATTGCTATGCCTGtca ACTCGCCATATCGTACAGACATCAGTGGTgctgttttaaaattacaagaATCAGGAAAATTATCGACACTTAAAACAAAATGGTGGAAAGATATGCATGGTGGTAGAAAATGTGATGAA GATCCTTCCAGTAACGCGAAGGAAGAGAACGCAAACGAAATGGGTATCGACAATGTTGCTGGTATTTTTATAGTTCTAGTTGCTGGAACCATGTttgctatatttattttaatatgtgaaGTTTTATGGAATATTCGTACAATTGCTGTAGAACATAAA ATAACACCAACCGAAGCACTTAAAAGTGAGCTACGCTTTGcttttcaaatattcaataaagaGAAACCAGCAAAACCGTATACACCATCAGAAGCCTCATCTGACGAAGATACACGAAGTGTTGCTGCAAGTGTATTTCGTAGTGCGAGTTCATTTTTACGTTTAGATAATATTATTGAGAAAAaggataattga